The DNA segment CGCGAGGAGCGAGTACGGAATGAGGCGCTTCCAGCCGATGTTCAGGATCTGATCGATCCGCACGCGGGGCACGGACCACGAGAGCACGACGAAGAACGCGGACAGCGCGTAGATCCGCAGGACGAACCAGAACTCCTCCGGGAAGATTGGGATCGGGATACTCCCCACGAAGACCGTGGCGAAGACAGGACCACTCCATCCTCCCAGGTAGAGGATCGAGATGAGGGCGGAAGCGGCGAGCATCCGGAGCCACTTGAAGGCGAAGACGATGCCGAAGCGCATCCCGCTGTACTCAGTCGTCCAGCCCTCCACGAGTTCGGCCTCCGCCTCGGGGATGTCGAACGGCACCCGCTCCATCTCTGCGATCATCGCCACGCTGAACACGACGAACCCGAGGACCTGCGGGCCGAAGGCGTACCACGCGGGGATCGGCAGCGTCGTCCCGGCGAGGACGATCGGCCGATCCTGCTGACTCACGATCACGACCGGATTCAGGGAGCCGGTGAAGAACACGAGCGCGATGACCGCGAGGACCGCGGGAATCGAGTAGGCGAGGAGCATCGCCGCGGCTCGAAGGCCGCCGACAAGGGTGTACTTGTTGTTCGCAGACCATCCGGCAATCAGGATACCTAGGGGCGCGAGGGAGAAAGCGGCAAGGATGAACAAGATGCCGAGATCCAGATTCGCGACGTAGAACCCACTGCTCCACGGGAGGACGGCGAAGACCATCAGCGTGGAGGACGCGATGAGGACGGGAGAGATGTGGAACATCGCCGAGTCCGCGTTCCGCGGCGTGATGTTCTCCTTCTGGATGAGCTTGATGCCGTCCGCGAGATTTTGCAGGTAGCCGGTCCCCCGGTGCGTCGGCTTCCGGGTGCGGTTGAACGGCCAGAAGGGGAGCGACCAGACGGAGATCATGATGCCGTAGCGGTCCTGAAGGCGGCTGTACAGCTTCCGTTCGACCCACATGATCGTGAAG comes from the Thermoplasmata archaeon genome and includes:
- a CDS encoding complex I subunit 1 family protein, translating into MSAPLVPDLFGVCKVLTAAIIWVVQQLIYALAGPIPPLAGLGDFLGTDFVITLITWLIVVTVVVLWVTVINLFTIMWVERKLYSRLQDRYGIMISVWSLPFWPFNRTRKPTHRGTGYLQNLADGIKLIQKENITPRNADSAMFHISPVLIASSTLMVFAVLPWSSGFYVANLDLGILFILAAFSLAPLGILIAGWSANNKYTLVGGLRAAAMLLAYSIPAVLAVIALVFFTGSLNPVVIVSQQDRPIVLAGTTLPIPAWYAFGPQVLGFVVFSVAMIAEMERVPFDIPEAEAELVEGWTTEYSGMRFGIVFAFKWLRMLAASALISILYLGGWSGPVFATVFVGSIPIPIFPEEFWFVLRIYALSAFFVVLSWSVPRVRIDQILNIGWKRLIPYSLLAILIAAGFRVLG